From one Chryseobacterium sp. 3008163 genomic stretch:
- a CDS encoding SPFH domain-containing protein — MELGFHGWMIPAVIALLCAIFYKFILRIFFGLIIVPQDKIGLVTKKFVLVGKQELPEGRIIATNGEAGFQAQTLAPGVYFAKWIWQYSIDFQPFIVIPTGKIGLLLAKDGMELETGRILGRKVDCDSFQDAEAFLRKGGRKGRQTAIIAPGSYRINTLLFEIELTDMTQIPDNAVGVITTMEGSPLEEGQIAGKSILDHNKFQDVDTFLNSGGYKGLQEQVILAGSYFLNPWFTKVEMVKMTEIPIGHVGVIISYVGEDGKDLSGVDFKHGNIVEKSHKGVWAEPIGPGKYPINPYIMKVELVPTTNLVLNWAYERSESHQLDKNLSTITVRSKDGFPFNLDVSQIIHIPTYEAPKVIARFGNMINLVSQVLEPTIGNYFRNSAQDSDVIAFLGTRKERQQSAKDHISSVLEQYNVNAVDTLIGAIVPPESLMKTLTDRKLAEEQKITYETEMLAQETRQALEKETAVADMQKEIVKADQGVWIAERIADASVKKATGDANSVRLQANAEGDRLKLLATGEAEKTRLLAKAESEKIELLAKANAEQISLTGNAEAEKILAIGKSNAESYKLSVEAMGGSNFTQLKIMENIASQNVRIMPEVLIGGSGDSANGGISGLLGLQLLEQIQKKNVETVSVIEEKTDDNS, encoded by the coding sequence ATGGAATTAGGTTTTCATGGCTGGATGATTCCGGCTGTAATTGCACTGTTGTGCGCAATTTTTTACAAATTTATTTTAAGAATTTTCTTTGGACTGATCATTGTTCCTCAGGATAAAATAGGATTAGTTACCAAAAAATTCGTACTCGTGGGGAAGCAGGAACTTCCTGAAGGAAGAATTATTGCAACCAATGGAGAAGCCGGTTTTCAGGCTCAGACTTTAGCTCCAGGAGTATATTTTGCAAAATGGATATGGCAATATTCTATTGACTTTCAGCCGTTCATCGTGATACCTACAGGGAAAATAGGTTTATTACTTGCAAAAGACGGTATGGAACTTGAAACTGGAAGGATTCTCGGTAGAAAAGTTGACTGTGATTCTTTTCAGGATGCTGAAGCTTTTTTAAGAAAAGGAGGAAGAAAAGGTCGCCAAACTGCAATTATTGCTCCGGGTTCCTATAGAATAAATACTTTATTATTTGAAATTGAATTAACAGATATGACCCAAATTCCCGATAATGCAGTGGGAGTGATTACAACGATGGAAGGAAGCCCTTTGGAAGAAGGTCAGATTGCAGGAAAGAGTATTTTGGATCACAATAAATTTCAGGATGTTGATACTTTTTTAAATAGTGGCGGTTACAAAGGTCTTCAGGAACAGGTGATTTTGGCAGGTTCGTATTTCCTTAATCCATGGTTTACAAAAGTTGAAATGGTAAAAATGACCGAAATTCCCATTGGTCATGTTGGTGTCATTATAAGTTATGTCGGCGAAGACGGAAAAGATTTAAGCGGAGTAGATTTTAAACATGGCAATATTGTTGAAAAAAGCCATAAAGGAGTTTGGGCGGAACCGATTGGTCCGGGAAAATACCCTATTAACCCTTATATTATGAAAGTTGAACTTGTTCCTACAACCAATTTAGTCTTAAACTGGGCCTACGAAAGAAGCGAATCTCACCAATTAGATAAAAATTTATCAACGATTACTGTACGAAGTAAAGACGGTTTCCCTTTCAATCTTGATGTTTCTCAAATTATTCATATTCCGACGTATGAAGCTCCAAAGGTGATTGCCCGCTTTGGAAATATGATTAATCTTGTAAGTCAGGTTTTGGAACCAACCATTGGGAATTACTTCAGGAATTCTGCACAGGATAGTGATGTAATTGCCTTCTTGGGAACACGTAAAGAAAGACAGCAATCCGCAAAAGATCATATCAGCAGCGTTTTGGAACAGTATAATGTCAACGCAGTCGATACTTTGATCGGTGCAATTGTTCCTCCGGAAAGTTTAATGAAAACTTTAACGGACAGAAAACTGGCAGAAGAGCAGAAAATTACTTACGAAACAGAGATGTTGGCTCAGGAAACACGCCAGGCTTTGGAAAAGGAAACGGCAGTTGCTGATATGCAGAAAGAAATAGTAAAGGCAGATCAGGGAGTTTGGATTGCTGAAAGAATAGCAGATGCATCGGTGAAAAAAGCTACCGGAGATGCCAATTCCGTGAGATTACAGGCCAATGCTGAAGGGGACAGATTAAAACTTCTAGCAACAGGTGAAGCCGAAAAAACAAGACTTCTCGCAAAAGCCGAATCAGAAAAAATTGAATTGTTAGCAAAAGCAAACGCTGAACAAATTTCATTGACAGGGAACGCCGAAGCTGAAAAAATTCTGGCAATTGGTAAGTCGAATGCCGAGTCGTATAAATTATCTGTAGAAGCGATGGGTGGAAGTAACTTTACTCAGTTAAAAATCATGGAAAATATTGCCAGTCAAAATGTAAGAATTATGCCTGAAGTTTTGATTGGAGGAAGTGGAGATTCTGCAAATGGCGGAATTAGTGGGCTTTTAGGACTTCAGCTTTTGGAACAAATACAGAAGAAAAATGTAGAAACAGTTTCAGTAATTGAAGAAAAAACAGATGACAATTCTTAA